In Acaryochloris marina S15, a single genomic region encodes these proteins:
- a CDS encoding YcjF family protein has translation MAWPRLFILLLGLAIILGLMLWLISSLQWLYTQVALTSPFLANLLVFCLIALMAVLMGAFLYYGWQFRSKKKPKKKRPPQVPTDKVDAAASNLRAVHRQIQQIQDEVTRQALLKETRQMAKTFTRRALKIVVFGTGSAGKTSLVNAIVGQMVGEVGATIGTTAVGQTFRCQLRNVDQELLITDTPGLSEPGVAGTDREQAARKLATEADLLLFVVDGDLTQSEYQPLRALGRMGKRSLLVFNKTDCYTQTDQDLIQERLHERVQNWIQPEDVVAIAARPQPVRLASGETLEPEPDLKALIQRISRILRQEGEDLFADNILLQSQRLGAEARQQIDQERRQQADQIVDRFQWIGAGVIWVTPVPVIDLLATAAVNTQMVIEIAKIYGCDLTLNRAKDLALSLAKTMVSLGIVKGAIELFARALQFSVVGFVVGKTIQSVGAAYLTRIAGKSFIEYFRNDQEWGDGGMTEVVQRQFQLHRRDRFVKAFIQEAITKLPTEFGRRVQQQLSPTRSDPNTPPSPPHSN, from the coding sequence ATGGCTTGGCCCCGCCTCTTCATTCTGCTGTTAGGCCTCGCCATTATTTTGGGGCTGATGCTCTGGCTGATTAGCTCATTGCAATGGCTATACACGCAAGTTGCCCTGACATCTCCCTTTTTGGCCAACTTACTGGTGTTCTGCCTGATTGCTTTGATGGCAGTCTTAATGGGAGCTTTTCTATATTACGGTTGGCAGTTTCGGAGCAAGAAAAAGCCGAAGAAGAAGCGTCCTCCCCAAGTGCCCACGGATAAAGTTGATGCTGCTGCCTCCAATCTGCGCGCCGTCCATCGGCAGATTCAGCAAATCCAAGACGAAGTGACTCGCCAAGCCCTGCTGAAAGAAACTCGGCAAATGGCGAAGACCTTCACCCGCCGGGCACTCAAAATCGTTGTCTTTGGCACAGGGTCTGCGGGCAAGACCTCCTTAGTCAATGCAATTGTGGGACAAATGGTGGGGGAAGTCGGGGCAACCATCGGCACTACGGCCGTGGGTCAAACCTTTCGCTGCCAGTTACGCAATGTTGATCAGGAATTGCTGATTACAGATACCCCCGGACTATCAGAACCGGGCGTTGCCGGCACCGATCGCGAACAGGCTGCCCGTAAGTTAGCGACGGAAGCCGATTTACTGCTGTTTGTGGTCGATGGTGATTTAACCCAGTCTGAATACCAGCCTCTACGGGCGTTGGGACGGATGGGTAAACGGTCTCTGCTAGTTTTCAATAAAACCGATTGCTATACCCAAACCGATCAAGACCTGATTCAGGAACGACTGCATGAGCGTGTCCAGAACTGGATTCAGCCGGAAGACGTGGTTGCGATCGCAGCCCGTCCCCAACCCGTTCGCTTAGCCTCTGGAGAGACCTTAGAACCAGAGCCAGACCTAAAAGCACTGATACAAAGAATTTCCCGAATCCTGCGGCAAGAGGGAGAAGATTTATTCGCTGATAATATCCTGCTCCAGTCCCAGCGTTTAGGGGCAGAAGCCCGACAACAGATTGATCAAGAGCGTCGACAACAGGCCGACCAAATTGTCGATCGGTTTCAATGGATCGGCGCTGGCGTTATTTGGGTGACCCCTGTCCCAGTGATTGATTTGCTGGCAACCGCTGCCGTCAACACTCAAATGGTGATTGAAATCGCCAAGATTTATGGCTGCGATCTAACCCTAAATCGGGCTAAGGATCTAGCCCTCTCCCTCGCTAAAACCATGGTGAGTCTCGGCATTGTTAAAGGCGCGATCGAACTCTTTGCCCGGGCCTTGCAGTTCAGTGTGGTGGGATTTGTGGTCGGTAAAACCATTCAAAGCGTGGGAGCCGCCTATTTAACCCGGATCGCGGGCAAAAGCTTTATTGAATATTTTCGCAACGATCAAGAGTGGGGAGATGGTGGCATGACAGAAGTTGTCCAGCGCCAGTTTCAGCTCCATCGCCGCGATCGATTCGTCAAAGCCTTTATTCAAGAAGCCATCACCAAACTACCGACTGAATTTGGACGACGGGTGCAACAGCAACTGAGCCCAACCCGTTCCGATCCAAACACCCCTCCTAGCCCACCTCATTCAAATTAA
- a CDS encoding tetratricopeptide repeat protein, giving the protein MSLLFGDTPKAINLLSIGERGVGKTVFLVGSYTESNHSHDGDRQTKLWFDCEEHGAHENIQGVLNYIAQTGHYPPPTMKISDFTFSLKQQRFWGTQTLCNFRWWDMPGEICDLNNRQFQSMVLSSQGCCVFINAYALIHEPAYLDSVKDILELVTAIASLIKHHNLQYPMGLIFTQCDRLEAGPLGQLQIEKCLEPLIIRLENARTNYRRFYSSIPIVRIDGTPVLRASGSADGLVWVTSELCKARSVQSGQDLATSLSQSTSLDQGVSTPRRPGFTLGLISAGVIGFLTVGFALTSLWSTQPPQQAQATQRTVQDHQNVLTRDPNNLDSLISVYDHYVEVGQLAKAVPLLERIVAQKPTHLDLKFNLADLYELTGDKQKAEATYDAILTAQPQDVKAIVGKGILRGEAGDLQTAQSLFQQAENIAVTQEAKGKIKEIAAQTLQTKAPTNTIKP; this is encoded by the coding sequence ATGAGCTTATTATTTGGAGATACTCCTAAAGCCATTAATTTACTGAGTATTGGTGAACGTGGCGTCGGTAAAACTGTTTTTTTAGTCGGTAGCTACACCGAGTCAAATCATAGCCATGACGGAGATCGACAAACAAAACTATGGTTTGACTGTGAAGAGCACGGTGCTCACGAAAATATCCAAGGGGTATTAAACTATATTGCTCAAACGGGCCATTATCCACCCCCCACCATGAAGATCTCTGACTTCACCTTTAGCTTGAAACAGCAAAGGTTTTGGGGCACCCAAACCCTCTGTAACTTCCGTTGGTGGGATATGCCAGGAGAAATCTGTGATCTGAACAACCGTCAGTTTCAATCGATGGTGTTGAGTTCCCAGGGCTGCTGCGTCTTTATTAATGCCTATGCGCTGATTCACGAACCGGCCTATCTGGATTCGGTCAAAGACATTCTCGAATTGGTAACTGCGATCGCATCTTTGATCAAGCATCACAACTTGCAGTATCCCATGGGGTTAATTTTCACCCAATGCGATCGCTTAGAAGCAGGCCCCTTAGGCCAATTACAAATTGAGAAATGTCTAGAACCCCTGATTATTCGCCTAGAGAATGCCCGCACCAACTATCGACGGTTTTACTCCTCTATCCCGATTGTGCGCATAGATGGCACGCCCGTTCTGCGGGCCAGTGGCTCTGCCGATGGCCTAGTTTGGGTCACCTCTGAACTATGCAAAGCCCGTTCAGTCCAATCGGGGCAAGATTTGGCCACGAGTTTATCTCAAAGCACCTCCCTCGATCAGGGTGTATCCACCCCACGACGCCCCGGCTTTACCCTGGGACTTATTTCGGCTGGCGTTATCGGCTTCTTAACCGTGGGATTTGCCCTGACGTCACTCTGGTCAACCCAACCACCGCAACAGGCTCAAGCCACCCAAAGAACGGTCCAAGATCACCAAAACGTCTTGACCCGAGATCCGAATAATTTAGATTCCCTGATTTCTGTCTACGACCATTATGTAGAAGTGGGTCAACTGGCAAAAGCGGTGCCGTTGTTAGAGAGAATTGTGGCTCAAAAGCCCACCCATCTCGATCTGAAATTTAACTTGGCAGACCTCTACGAATTAACCGGAGACAAGCAAAAAGCCGAAGCAACTTATGATGCAATTCTGACAGCACAGCCCCAGGACGTAAAAGCCATCGTTGGCAAAGGGATTCTTAGGGGCGAAGCGGGAGATTTACAAACCGCTCAATCATTATTTCAGCAGGCTGAGAACATCGCTGTTACTCAAGAAGCCAAAGGCAAAATTAAAGAGATTGCAGCCCAAACGCTCCAAACGAAAGCCCCCACGAACACAATAAAACCTTGA
- a CDS encoding peptidase domain-containing ABC transporter has protein sequence MRSYLNYIPKHKLVLGFNARSVKASEALIDRLQEILLPAIIHWKGYHWVILYGKRGRKYVVADPGVGIRYLTKQELLESWNGIMLLLEPDVDRFHDRGEDEAKSGGFSRFLGRIWPYRNILSQALLINIVLGLLALSSPFLIQILTDDVLVRQDMELLTVVVVGVVISQVFSSSLQIMQSNLIAHFSQRLQLGLVLEFGRKILQLPLNYYESRRSGEIISRLRDINEVNQLISQIVVRVPSQVFVAFISIGFMLFYSASLTLVAAAIAVIMAIATLPFLPILRKKTRNLLILSSENQGVLVETFKGALVLKTTNAAPQFWEEFQSRFGRLTNLTFSTIQLSILNGTFTQLISSIGSVALLATGSLLVIKEELSIGQLLAFNTMQGNMLALMTTIIGLTDEYFRAQTAIGRILEVIDATPESVGEANKPFAQLSGDHDITCSHLNFHHAGRVVLLDDFSLKLPGGKVTVIIGKSGCGKSTLAKVIAGLYQTQSGTVRMGPYNLQDLSIESLRQQVSFVPQEPHFWSRSIIENFHLGNPQVSFEQIVKACQIADADSFISELPNTYQTVLGEFGANLSGGQRQRLAIARAIVNDPPILILDESTAGLDPVSEAEVLDKLLAYRQGKTTIMISHRPSTIKRAEWLIQMEKGQLLLEGDLATLASQPGEHQKFLNH, from the coding sequence ATTAGATCCTATCTAAATTACATCCCAAAACACAAATTGGTATTAGGATTCAATGCCCGTTCCGTGAAAGCATCGGAAGCTTTGATTGATCGGTTACAGGAAATCCTATTGCCAGCCATCATCCACTGGAAAGGCTATCACTGGGTCATTCTTTATGGGAAGCGCGGTCGCAAGTATGTTGTAGCCGATCCAGGCGTTGGGATTCGGTATCTCACCAAACAGGAGCTGCTCGAATCCTGGAATGGCATCATGCTTTTACTAGAGCCTGATGTCGATCGATTTCATGATCGAGGCGAAGATGAGGCGAAGTCCGGTGGATTTTCTCGCTTCCTTGGGCGTATTTGGCCCTATCGCAATATTCTCAGCCAAGCCCTCCTGATCAATATTGTGCTGGGCTTGTTGGCCTTATCCAGTCCGTTTCTGATCCAGATTCTGACCGATGATGTCTTGGTCCGTCAGGATATGGAGTTGCTGACGGTTGTGGTAGTGGGAGTTGTCATTTCCCAAGTGTTCAGCAGTAGCCTGCAAATCATGCAGTCAAACCTAATTGCTCACTTCAGCCAGCGGCTGCAGTTAGGTTTGGTTTTGGAATTTGGTCGCAAAATCTTGCAGCTACCGCTGAATTACTATGAGTCGCGCAGAAGCGGGGAGATTATCAGCCGTTTGCGAGATATCAACGAAGTCAATCAACTGATATCGCAAATCGTTGTTCGGGTCCCCAGTCAAGTTTTTGTTGCCTTTATTTCCATTGGCTTCATGCTGTTTTACAGCGCGAGTTTAACCCTAGTCGCTGCCGCTATTGCCGTCATCATGGCAATAGCGACTTTACCGTTTCTGCCGATATTGCGGAAGAAAACCCGCAATTTACTGATTCTGTCCTCAGAAAATCAAGGGGTCTTAGTTGAGACCTTCAAGGGTGCACTAGTCCTGAAAACAACCAACGCAGCTCCCCAATTTTGGGAAGAGTTCCAATCCCGCTTTGGCCGACTCACCAATCTCACCTTCAGCACGATTCAACTGAGTATCCTCAACGGTACCTTTACTCAGTTGATTTCAAGTATTGGTAGTGTCGCCCTTTTAGCCACGGGGAGTCTACTGGTGATCAAGGAAGAACTCAGTATTGGTCAGTTATTAGCCTTCAACACCATGCAAGGCAACATGCTGGCCTTAATGACGACAATCATCGGCCTCACGGATGAATATTTTCGGGCTCAAACGGCGATTGGCCGTATTTTAGAGGTCATCGATGCCACGCCAGAATCCGTAGGAGAAGCAAACAAACCGTTTGCCCAGCTGTCTGGAGACCATGATATTACCTGCTCCCATTTAAATTTTCACCATGCCGGGCGAGTCGTTCTCCTGGATGATTTTTCCTTGAAACTACCTGGGGGGAAAGTGACCGTCATTATTGGCAAATCCGGCTGTGGTAAAAGCACCCTGGCCAAGGTAATCGCCGGTCTCTACCAAACTCAGTCTGGAACCGTCAGAATGGGTCCCTATAATTTACAGGATTTATCCATTGAGTCTCTCCGACAGCAAGTCTCATTTGTCCCCCAAGAACCTCATTTTTGGAGTCGATCCATTATTGAGAACTTCCATCTGGGTAATCCACAGGTTTCCTTTGAGCAAATCGTTAAGGCCTGCCAAATTGCGGATGCCGATAGCTTTATCAGCGAATTACCCAATACTTACCAAACGGTTTTAGGTGAGTTTGGTGCCAACTTATCGGGTGGACAGCGGCAGCGGCTAGCCATTGCCCGAGCCATTGTTAACGATCCACCCATCTTGATTTTGGATGAATCCACGGCAGGCCTCGATCCGGTAAGCGAAGCCGAAGTACTGGATAAGTTATTAGCCTATCGCCAAGGCAAAACCACCATCATGATTTCCCACCGCCCCAGCACTATCAAACGGGCAGAATGGTTGATTCAAATGGAAAAAGGTCAACTGCTTTTGGAAGGAGACTTGGCCACCTTGGCATCTCAACCTGGAGAACATCAAAAGTTTTTAAACCACTAA